The following are encoded together in the Kribbella sp. CA-293567 genome:
- a CDS encoding acyl-CoA carboxylase subunit epsilon, which translates to MTDPVLRIAKGDPTPEELAALIAVVSARAAAAPAAPSAPTTASDWATYWRNHTRPLHPGPGRWRASAHP; encoded by the coding sequence ATGACTGACCCCGTACTGCGGATCGCCAAGGGCGACCCGACCCCCGAAGAGCTGGCCGCCCTGATCGCCGTCGTCTCGGCCCGAGCCGCAGCGGCCCCCGCTGCTCCCTCAGCCCCCACCACCGCCAGCGACTGGGCCACCTACTGGCGCAACCACACCCGCCCGCTCCACCCAGGCCCCGGCCGCTGGAGGGCCAGCGCCCACCCGTAA
- a CDS encoding DUF885 domain-containing protein encodes MTDATTPNSPIDQISEQFLETFAELAPTQATFMGIQGHDHQLPDFSPAGYEALIELNRRTLAEASAVQVSSPREEVAKDALLERLGLELERYEAGVPQSQLNGIASVPCEIRQVFDLMPTASQDDWETIAIRLNLVGTTLDGYRETLAEQAAVGRVSAARQVNVLAERIASWTGAEGDDFFSGLAAKAPESPVKAAVEAAAASARKAYDQFGQWITTELLPQAPSRDACGRDVYALASRDFLGATVDLEETYAWGWEELARIEGDMQGIAADLNAGDRNIEAVATLLDNDPARKIHGKEAFRDWMQQLADAAVAELAGTHFDIPDAIRRIECMIAPTSDGSIYYTPPSEDLTTRPGQMWWAVPAGVEDFATWREVTTVYHEGVPGHHLQVAQTMLRADLLNRWQRVGCWVSGTGEGWALYAERLMEELGYLEEPGARLGMLDAQAFRAARVIVDIGMHLELEVPAGNPFGWRPGERWNAELGYEFLRAHCRMETEFLKAELNRYLGWPGQAPSYKVGERIWLQAREEARQRKGSAFDLKTFHSDALNLGSIGLDPLRRALAKL; translated from the coding sequence GTGACGGACGCGACCACACCGAACAGCCCGATCGACCAGATCTCGGAGCAGTTCCTAGAGACCTTTGCCGAGCTTGCGCCGACCCAGGCGACCTTCATGGGCATCCAGGGCCACGACCACCAGTTGCCGGACTTCTCCCCGGCCGGGTACGAGGCGCTGATCGAGCTGAACCGCCGGACGCTCGCCGAAGCGTCCGCAGTACAGGTGTCCTCGCCGCGTGAAGAGGTGGCCAAGGACGCGCTGCTGGAGCGGCTCGGGCTCGAACTGGAGCGGTACGAAGCAGGTGTTCCGCAGTCCCAGCTCAACGGGATCGCCTCGGTGCCGTGCGAGATCCGGCAGGTCTTCGACCTGATGCCGACCGCGTCGCAGGACGACTGGGAGACGATCGCGATCCGGCTCAACCTGGTCGGTACGACGCTCGACGGCTACCGCGAGACGCTGGCCGAGCAGGCCGCCGTCGGCCGGGTGTCGGCTGCCCGCCAGGTCAATGTGCTGGCCGAGCGGATCGCCAGCTGGACCGGCGCCGAGGGTGACGACTTCTTCTCCGGGCTGGCCGCGAAGGCTCCCGAGAGCCCGGTCAAGGCCGCCGTCGAGGCGGCCGCCGCCTCGGCTCGGAAGGCCTACGACCAGTTCGGTCAGTGGATCACGACCGAGCTGCTGCCGCAGGCGCCGAGCCGGGACGCCTGCGGGCGCGACGTCTACGCCCTCGCCTCCCGCGACTTCCTCGGCGCGACCGTCGATCTCGAGGAGACCTACGCCTGGGGCTGGGAGGAGCTGGCCCGGATCGAGGGCGACATGCAGGGCATCGCCGCCGACCTGAACGCCGGTGACCGCAACATCGAGGCCGTCGCCACGCTGCTCGACAACGACCCGGCCCGCAAGATCCACGGCAAGGAGGCGTTCCGCGACTGGATGCAGCAGCTTGCCGACGCCGCCGTCGCCGAGCTGGCCGGCACCCACTTCGACATCCCGGACGCGATCCGCCGGATCGAGTGCATGATCGCCCCGACCTCCGACGGGTCGATCTACTACACGCCGCCGAGCGAGGACCTGACCACCCGGCCGGGCCAGATGTGGTGGGCCGTACCGGCCGGCGTCGAGGACTTCGCCACCTGGCGCGAGGTCACCACCGTCTACCACGAGGGCGTTCCGGGCCATCACCTCCAGGTCGCCCAGACGATGCTGCGCGCGGATCTGCTGAACCGCTGGCAGCGCGTCGGCTGCTGGGTCTCGGGGACCGGCGAGGGCTGGGCCCTGTACGCCGAACGCCTGATGGAGGAGCTCGGTTACCTGGAAGAGCCCGGTGCCCGGCTCGGCATGCTGGACGCGCAAGCCTTCCGCGCGGCCCGGGTGATCGTCGACATCGGCATGCACCTGGAGCTGGAGGTGCCGGCGGGCAACCCGTTCGGCTGGCGGCCGGGTGAGCGGTGGAACGCGGAGCTCGGGTACGAGTTCCTCCGCGCGCACTGCCGGATGGAGACCGAGTTCCTCAAGGCCGAGCTGAACCGGTACCTCGGCTGGCCGGGGCAGGCGCCGTCGTACAAGGTCGGTGAGCGGATCTGGCTGCAGGCACGCGAAGAAGCCAGGCAGCGCAAGGGTTCCGCGTTCGACCTGAAGACCTTCCACTCCGACGCGCTGAACCTGGGCTCGATCGGCCTGGATCCGCTGCGTCGCGCCCTCGCCAAGCTGTGA
- a CDS encoding Maf family nucleotide pyrophosphatase, with translation MRFVLASASPARLKTLRNAGVEPEVIVSGVDEDHVTAENPGELARTLAVLKARAVVSTLDDHATVLGCDSVLEIDGVAYGKPGTPEIARERLRMMSGRSGVLHTGHCLFDTSSRQEIRELASTTVHFAEFTEPEIEAYVATGEPLVVAGSFTVDGLGGPFVRGIEGDYHNVVGISLPLVRRMLAEVGIAWPSLWAKPRKLRYDEAEAAQYDESRGGVERARAAADAIQELLPKGGRVLELAVGTGLVAAELVAQGNLVHGVDLSAAMLHHARVRLPGHLAAADATRLPIADRRCDAVLAIWLLHLVDDSDPILAEVSRVLRPDGVFIATTEKSEAARYADGRNPDDHRAEDALPLLVARAAQHGLYLDGATSFTGPARGNTAVPLYPLIRFRRAS, from the coding sequence GTGCGTTTCGTCCTGGCCTCCGCTTCACCGGCCCGGCTCAAGACCCTGCGCAACGCCGGGGTCGAGCCGGAGGTGATCGTCTCCGGCGTCGACGAGGACCACGTCACCGCCGAGAACCCGGGAGAGCTGGCCCGGACACTCGCGGTGCTGAAGGCACGCGCGGTCGTCTCCACGCTGGATGACCACGCGACCGTGCTGGGCTGCGACTCGGTCCTGGAGATCGACGGCGTCGCCTACGGCAAACCCGGTACGCCGGAGATCGCGCGCGAGCGGCTCCGGATGATGAGCGGCCGATCGGGCGTCCTGCACACCGGGCACTGCCTGTTCGACACGTCCTCCCGCCAGGAGATCCGCGAACTGGCCTCCACCACGGTGCACTTCGCCGAGTTCACCGAGCCGGAGATCGAGGCGTACGTCGCGACCGGCGAACCGCTGGTGGTCGCGGGCTCGTTCACCGTCGACGGCCTCGGCGGACCGTTCGTGCGCGGTATCGAAGGCGACTACCACAACGTGGTCGGCATCTCGCTGCCGCTGGTCCGCCGGATGCTGGCCGAGGTCGGCATCGCCTGGCCCTCGCTGTGGGCCAAGCCCCGCAAACTCCGGTACGACGAAGCCGAGGCCGCCCAGTACGACGAGAGCCGCGGCGGCGTCGAGCGTGCCCGAGCCGCAGCCGACGCGATCCAGGAGTTGCTCCCCAAGGGCGGCCGGGTCCTCGAGCTCGCCGTCGGCACCGGCCTGGTCGCCGCCGAACTGGTTGCCCAGGGCAACCTCGTGCACGGCGTGGACCTCTCGGCCGCGATGCTCCACCACGCCCGCGTGCGGCTGCCCGGCCACCTCGCCGCCGCGGATGCCACGCGACTCCCGATCGCCGACCGCCGCTGCGACGCAGTACTGGCGATCTGGCTGCTGCACCTCGTCGATGACAGCGACCCGATCCTGGCCGAGGTCTCCCGGGTACTCCGTCCCGACGGCGTGTTCATCGCCACCACCGAGAAGTCGGAGGCAGCACGCTACGCCGACGGCCGTAACCCCGACGACCACCGAGCCGAAGACGCGCTCCCGCTCCTGGTGGCCCGCGCAGCCCAGCACGGCCTCTACCTGGACGGCGCGACCAGCTTCACCGGCCCGGCCCGGGGCAACACCGCAGTACCGCTCTACCCGCTGATCCGGTTCCGCCGGGCCAGCTGA
- a CDS encoding MmcQ/YjbR family DNA-binding protein has translation MLDADDVRRIALSLPQAVEKERWGHPTFDVAGRMFLTLPDDQTSFAVRCPRLERAELIAAEPDKFWVPKHEALSSWVRARLTALEDAGELHDIVLDSWRQVAPETLAAEG, from the coding sequence GTGCTTGACGCTGACGACGTACGCCGGATCGCCCTGTCGCTGCCGCAGGCGGTGGAGAAGGAACGCTGGGGCCACCCCACCTTCGACGTCGCCGGCCGGATGTTCCTCACCCTCCCCGACGACCAGACCTCCTTCGCCGTCCGCTGCCCCCGCCTCGAACGCGCCGAACTCATCGCCGCCGAGCCGGACAAGTTCTGGGTCCCCAAACACGAAGCCCTCTCCAGCTGGGTCCGCGCCCGCCTCACCGCCCTCGAAGACGCCGGCGAACTCCACGACATCGTCCTTGACTCCTGGCGCCAGGTAGCACCGGAAACCCTGGCCGCCGAGGGCTGA
- a CDS encoding DUF58 domain-containing protein: protein MIAVLGRRPDLAVLGLPLAFVAAWGRFFRPRAQPVVTTELDADVLFEGQATTYRLKVDEELDPDVDLVVMSLLRTPWFRYDPPQAAVAAPAGQGGVAVEVGLRSERWGLRPLEHPIVIATSVLGGYRTHVSSTGAQAISTLPLRDGFEAVDSVPRPAGLVGLHRSRRPGEGTELAGVRPFRTGDRLRRINWKVSARTRELHVTSTWSDRDTEVVILLDTGAEVGISEGIDGRSSSLDTAVRAAASIAEHYLRHGDRVRLIDTGTTTGGVRAGSGRAHLRRILDVLVHADRKSRQQDENQLARRHRIRADSLVIVLSPLLGKAMLGYIVTLVHSGCTVIAVDTLPPDVADVIDLEQHDAKAWPLAWRLRLLERRAELDRLGDLGVPTVGWRGAGTLDEVLRDAARVASAPRIRS from the coding sequence ATGATCGCTGTGCTGGGTCGTCGGCCGGACCTGGCCGTGCTGGGTCTTCCACTGGCCTTCGTCGCTGCCTGGGGACGCTTCTTCCGTCCACGGGCCCAGCCGGTGGTCACGACCGAGCTGGACGCCGACGTGCTGTTCGAGGGACAGGCGACGACGTACAGGCTGAAGGTCGACGAGGAGCTGGACCCGGACGTCGACCTGGTGGTCATGTCTCTGCTCCGGACGCCGTGGTTCCGCTACGACCCGCCGCAGGCTGCTGTAGCCGCGCCGGCGGGGCAGGGCGGCGTGGCCGTCGAGGTGGGCCTGCGCTCCGAGCGCTGGGGGCTGCGGCCGTTGGAACACCCGATCGTCATCGCCACCTCTGTCCTGGGCGGCTACCGGACGCACGTGTCCTCGACGGGCGCTCAAGCCATCAGTACCTTGCCACTGCGCGACGGGTTCGAGGCGGTCGACTCGGTACCGCGCCCTGCCGGGCTGGTCGGGCTGCACCGCTCCCGCAGGCCGGGGGAGGGCACTGAGCTGGCAGGCGTCAGGCCGTTCCGTACCGGCGACAGGTTGCGCCGGATCAACTGGAAGGTGTCGGCCCGCACGCGCGAGCTGCACGTCACGTCCACCTGGTCAGATCGAGACACCGAGGTCGTCATCCTGCTCGACACTGGCGCGGAGGTCGGCATCAGTGAGGGCATCGACGGCAGGTCGAGCAGCTTGGACACCGCAGTACGAGCGGCCGCGTCCATCGCCGAGCACTACCTGCGGCACGGTGATCGGGTCCGCCTGATCGACACCGGTACGACGACCGGCGGAGTGCGCGCCGGTAGCGGCCGGGCCCACCTGCGGCGGATCCTCGACGTGCTGGTGCACGCGGATCGCAAGAGCCGGCAGCAGGACGAGAACCAACTGGCCCGCCGGCACCGGATCCGCGCCGACAGCCTGGTGATCGTGCTCAGCCCCCTGCTGGGCAAGGCGATGCTCGGCTACATCGTCACGTTGGTCCACTCGGGCTGCACGGTGATCGCGGTCGACACCCTGCCGCCGGATGTGGCCGACGTGATCGACCTGGAGCAGCACGACGCGAAGGCGTGGCCGCTGGCGTGGCGGCTCCGGCTGCTCGAGCGCCGGGCGGAACTCGACCGGCTGGGCGACCTCGGCGTACCGACGGTCGGCTGGCGGGGCGCCGGGACGCTGGACGAAGTACTGCGGGATGCGGCGCGTGTCGCCTCGGCACCGAGGATCCGGTCATGA
- a CDS encoding DUF4129 domain-containing protein, with protein sequence MQPSRRSALAVALVLALGVAAVALVVLASAGGSVRPYSESTATAAPRELPTPTPDQVTPPQQLSPPPRKEVEPFETPAWVTFLWQAVFYAVATILLLLLLRALYRMLRKVELPTPERSDSDWERLKVARLAEAVESGLAAIDSGTATDGVIACWVALEDAAASAGVARQPSETPAEFTVRVLGVGGVSEPELLRLAQLYREARYSTHGSSEDSRNQARAALVRLQEELAAATARRTPAQPGQPEDDSEVTSP encoded by the coding sequence ATGCAGCCAAGCCGTCGTAGCGCGTTGGCAGTGGCGCTCGTTCTGGCGCTGGGAGTGGCCGCTGTCGCGCTGGTCGTGCTCGCGTCGGCAGGTGGCAGCGTCCGGCCGTACAGCGAGAGCACTGCCACCGCGGCGCCACGCGAGCTGCCGACACCGACGCCGGACCAGGTGACCCCGCCGCAACAGCTGTCACCACCGCCGAGGAAAGAGGTGGAGCCGTTCGAGACGCCGGCCTGGGTGACGTTCCTCTGGCAGGCGGTGTTCTACGCGGTCGCGACGATCCTGCTCCTGCTCCTGCTCCGCGCGCTCTACCGGATGCTCCGCAAGGTCGAGTTGCCGACGCCTGAGCGCTCCGACTCCGACTGGGAGCGTCTGAAGGTCGCAAGGCTCGCCGAAGCGGTCGAGTCCGGCTTGGCCGCGATCGACTCCGGTACTGCGACCGACGGCGTGATCGCGTGCTGGGTAGCCCTGGAGGACGCTGCCGCCTCAGCAGGCGTGGCGCGGCAGCCGTCTGAGACACCGGCCGAGTTCACGGTGCGGGTGCTGGGTGTCGGCGGTGTTTCCGAGCCCGAGCTGCTCCGGCTGGCGCAGCTCTACCGCGAGGCGCGGTACTCGACGCACGGCTCGAGCGAGGACTCCCGCAACCAGGCACGGGCAGCACTCGTCCGGCTGCAGGAGGAGCTCGCGGCAGCGACAGCACGTCGTACCCCGGCGCAGCCTGGCCAGCCGGAGGACGACTCCGAGGTGACGTCCCCATGA
- a CDS encoding TetR/AcrR family transcriptional regulator — MTRTRLTAAERSEEVLQAAVVAFGANGYAGTKTDEIARLAGVSQPYVIRLFGTKQQLFLATTHRVCDRIEEEFRLAATREGTLESLGDAYNELMPERELLVVLLHGFAASADPAIGETVRARFGGIHRLVGDLTGATPDEVTKFMATGMLLTVMAAMQVAGPNPISCEWATELLFTLH, encoded by the coding sequence ATGACGAGGACCAGGCTGACCGCGGCCGAGCGGAGCGAAGAGGTGCTGCAGGCCGCCGTGGTGGCGTTCGGCGCCAATGGCTACGCGGGCACCAAGACCGACGAGATCGCGCGGCTGGCAGGGGTGTCGCAGCCGTACGTGATCCGGTTGTTCGGCACCAAGCAGCAACTCTTCCTGGCGACCACCCACCGGGTCTGCGACCGGATCGAGGAGGAGTTCCGGCTGGCGGCGACGCGCGAGGGCACGCTGGAGAGCCTGGGCGACGCCTACAACGAACTGATGCCGGAGCGGGAGCTCCTGGTCGTCCTGTTGCACGGGTTCGCCGCCAGCGCCGACCCGGCGATCGGCGAGACCGTCCGGGCGCGCTTCGGTGGCATCCACCGCCTGGTCGGCGATCTCACCGGCGCGACGCCGGACGAGGTCACCAAGTTCATGGCGACCGGCATGCTGCTCACCGTGATGGCCGCGATGCAGGTCGCCGGCCCCAATCCGATCTCCTGCGAGTGGGCCACCGAACTACTCTTCACCCTCCACTAG
- a CDS encoding MFS transporter has product MTTTALEPAGDPAVDEPAGRRSLATVLAVVGIPVFMVTLDNLVVTNALPVIKAELGASLSDLQWFINAYTLSFAALLLTASAIGDRLGRRRIFLAGLALFTVASAACALTTEPWMLIGARAIQGVGAAAVMPLSLTLLAAAVPARQRSAAIGIWGGISGLGVAVGPVVGGAVVDGINWQWIFWLNVPIGLIALPLAARVLTESRGRPQKLDLLGLVLSATAVLAIVWGVVHGADDGWSSAQVLAALIGGGALLIAFLAWEHMTPAPMLPLRLFRSRAFSVVNTISFTFSVGVFGAVFLLAQFFQVVQGYSPLESGLRTLPWTMAPMVVAPLAGLVVDRVGPRVLIASGQFLLAAGLAWIALVTTTDVAYNSYIAPFVLAGIGMGLTFAPSASVVMASFTDSDRGVASGTNSTIREVGVAMGVAVLASVFASTGSYASPEGYVDGLVPAVWVGAAIVAVGAVLALLLPGRRR; this is encoded by the coding sequence ATGACGACGACCGCCCTCGAACCGGCCGGCGATCCGGCGGTCGACGAGCCCGCCGGACGGCGCTCGCTGGCCACCGTGCTCGCCGTGGTGGGCATCCCGGTGTTCATGGTGACGCTGGACAACCTGGTGGTGACGAACGCGCTGCCGGTGATCAAGGCCGAGCTCGGCGCCTCGCTCTCGGACCTGCAGTGGTTCATCAACGCGTACACGCTGTCCTTCGCCGCACTGCTGCTCACCGCTTCGGCGATCGGTGACCGGCTCGGCCGGCGGCGGATTTTCCTGGCCGGGCTGGCGTTGTTCACGGTCGCCTCGGCGGCCTGCGCGCTGACCACCGAGCCGTGGATGCTGATCGGCGCCCGCGCGATCCAGGGCGTCGGCGCGGCCGCGGTGATGCCGTTGTCGCTGACGCTGCTGGCGGCCGCCGTACCGGCTCGTCAGCGCAGTGCGGCCATCGGTATCTGGGGCGGGATCTCCGGTCTCGGCGTCGCGGTCGGACCGGTCGTCGGGGGAGCGGTTGTCGACGGCATCAACTGGCAGTGGATCTTCTGGCTGAACGTGCCGATCGGCCTGATCGCGCTGCCGCTGGCCGCGCGAGTGCTGACCGAGTCCCGTGGGCGCCCGCAAAAGCTCGACCTGCTCGGTCTGGTGCTGTCCGCGACGGCTGTGCTCGCCATCGTCTGGGGCGTCGTGCACGGAGCCGACGACGGGTGGAGCTCCGCCCAGGTGCTGGCCGCACTGATCGGTGGCGGCGCGCTGTTGATCGCCTTCCTCGCCTGGGAGCACATGACACCGGCTCCGATGCTGCCGCTGCGGTTGTTCCGGTCGCGCGCGTTCAGCGTCGTCAACACCATCTCGTTCACCTTCTCGGTCGGTGTCTTCGGCGCGGTCTTCCTGCTGGCGCAGTTCTTCCAGGTGGTGCAGGGCTACTCGCCACTGGAGTCAGGTCTGCGAACGCTGCCGTGGACGATGGCGCCGATGGTGGTCGCGCCGCTCGCCGGGCTCGTGGTCGACCGGGTCGGTCCTCGGGTGCTGATCGCGTCGGGACAGTTCCTCCTCGCCGCAGGCCTGGCGTGGATCGCCCTGGTCACCACCACCGACGTCGCCTACAACTCGTACATCGCTCCGTTCGTGCTCGCCGGGATCGGCATGGGCCTCACCTTCGCCCCGTCGGCCAGCGTGGTGATGGCGAGCTTCACCGACTCCGACCGTGGCGTGGCGTCGGGCACCAACAGCACCATCCGGGAGGTAGGCGTGGCGATGGGAGTCGCGGTGCTGGCCTCGGTCTTCGCCTCCACCGGTTCCTACGCAAGCCCTGAGGGGTACGTCGACGGCCTGGTGCCGGCGGTCTGGGTCGGCGCCGCGATCGTCGCGGTCGGCGCAGTACTGGCTCTGCTTCTCCCAGGCCGTCGCCGCTGA
- a CDS encoding AAA family ATPase: MTDELSLTEVSALSRKVLDRVGEAVVGKGEALELVLAGILAGGHVLLEDYPGLAKTLAARSFAQALGLEFRRVQFTPDLLPSDVTGAFVYDQRDSQFVFRPGPIFTGLLLADEINRTPPKTQAALLESMQEHQVTVEGETFPLPVPFHVLATANPVEYEGTYPLPEAQLDRFMLRIAFGYPTAAEEWEVLQRRMGRRSEDQKVEPVTDAAGLLAAQQAIETVTVDDTVGRYCVELAAATRRDSQVLVGASPRGSLALLLAARSYAVIQGRDYVVPEDVKAVASPALAHRITVRPELWLHEVTGATVVRAVLGSVPAPPTVAGARQ; this comes from the coding sequence GTGACTGATGAGCTGAGCCTCACCGAGGTGTCGGCGTTGAGCCGGAAGGTGCTGGACCGGGTCGGCGAGGCGGTGGTCGGCAAGGGCGAGGCGCTCGAGCTGGTACTGGCCGGGATCCTGGCCGGCGGCCACGTGCTGCTGGAGGACTACCCGGGCCTGGCCAAGACGCTGGCGGCGCGGTCGTTCGCACAGGCGCTCGGTCTGGAGTTCCGCCGGGTCCAGTTCACCCCGGACCTGCTGCCCTCCGACGTCACCGGTGCGTTCGTCTACGACCAGCGGGACTCGCAGTTCGTCTTCCGGCCCGGTCCGATCTTCACCGGCCTGCTGCTGGCCGACGAGATCAACCGGACACCGCCGAAGACTCAGGCCGCGCTGCTGGAGTCGATGCAGGAGCATCAGGTCACCGTCGAGGGCGAAACCTTCCCGCTGCCGGTGCCGTTCCACGTGCTCGCCACGGCCAACCCGGTCGAGTACGAAGGGACCTACCCGCTGCCGGAGGCCCAGCTCGACCGCTTCATGCTGCGGATCGCGTTCGGCTACCCGACGGCCGCTGAGGAGTGGGAGGTCCTGCAGCGCCGCATGGGTCGCCGCTCGGAGGACCAGAAGGTCGAGCCGGTCACTGATGCCGCCGGACTCCTTGCGGCGCAACAGGCGATCGAGACCGTCACCGTCGACGACACAGTCGGCCGGTACTGCGTTGAACTGGCCGCTGCGACTCGCCGCGACTCCCAGGTGCTGGTTGGCGCCTCGCCCCGTGGCTCACTGGCGCTGCTGCTGGCCGCTCGCTCGTACGCCGTCATCCAGGGGCGCGACTACGTCGTACCGGAGGATGTGAAAGCGGTTGCCAGCCCTGCGCTGGCTCACCGGATCACTGTGCGGCCCGAGCTGTGGCTGCACGAGGTGACTGGCGCCACTGTGGTGCGTGCCGTGTTGGGGTCGGTGCCTGCACCGCCTACCGTCGCGGGCGCCCGGCAGTGA
- a CDS encoding neutral zinc metallopeptidase — protein sequence MGLTQPPYGQQPSGPYQNQQQPPPYQQNQPRPPYQQQPPNQPPYQYGPPSVAPQQGQGFGWGPQFAPPPGPQGYPQQGPPPGYPPRQGFQGPGSQGPGGFQGPGFQGPGFQGPGFQPGWQPQLPPRKKSKAPLFAILSVLLVGVVGAWAFGVIRKNADNNYTQPEPTQPTYRTTEQPSPTRSTEPTTAPTTQPTSSEPTTTSTEKPGVADLDVVAKNALYKTGQMRTVNCKEPNVRPNTAANAAKYWARLKPCLDQSWARQIALAGYDFRAPSMIYWSGVSVSNPCGAGAVSVPFYCPANHMMYMKVDNFVKTYNQYPDAENKAYSRMWYSRSIAHEYGHAMQSVTGILKASQNLRYDAATYADRLRMTRRMELQANCLAGVFLAANKRSYPINGIMLQVWNKWVVTSGDKPNLGTHGSSASQARFMGRSFVTGNPASCNTFSASPANVN from the coding sequence ATGGGGTTGACGCAGCCGCCGTACGGTCAGCAGCCAAGCGGGCCCTACCAGAATCAGCAGCAGCCGCCGCCGTACCAGCAGAACCAGCCGCGGCCGCCGTACCAGCAGCAACCGCCCAACCAGCCGCCGTACCAGTACGGTCCGCCGTCGGTGGCGCCGCAGCAGGGGCAGGGGTTCGGCTGGGGGCCGCAGTTCGCTCCGCCGCCCGGGCCGCAGGGCTACCCGCAGCAGGGACCGCCTCCGGGATACCCGCCGCGCCAGGGGTTCCAGGGGCCGGGCTCCCAGGGGCCGGGGGGCTTTCAAGGTCCGGGCTTCCAGGGGCCAGGGTTCCAGGGGCCGGGGTTCCAGCCGGGCTGGCAGCCGCAGTTGCCGCCGCGGAAGAAGTCCAAGGCTCCGCTGTTCGCGATCCTGAGCGTCCTGCTGGTCGGTGTGGTCGGCGCCTGGGCCTTCGGGGTGATCAGGAAGAACGCCGACAACAACTACACCCAGCCGGAGCCCACGCAGCCGACGTACCGGACGACCGAGCAGCCGAGCCCCACCCGCTCCACGGAACCGACCACCGCGCCGACCACCCAACCGACCAGCAGCGAGCCGACCACGACCTCGACGGAGAAGCCGGGAGTCGCGGACCTGGACGTCGTGGCCAAGAACGCGCTCTACAAGACCGGCCAGATGCGTACGGTGAACTGCAAAGAGCCGAACGTCCGGCCGAACACGGCCGCCAACGCCGCGAAGTACTGGGCCCGGCTCAAGCCGTGCCTGGACCAGTCCTGGGCGCGGCAGATCGCACTGGCGGGGTACGACTTCAGGGCGCCGTCGATGATCTACTGGTCGGGCGTCAGCGTGAGCAACCCGTGTGGCGCCGGAGCGGTGTCGGTCCCGTTCTACTGCCCGGCCAACCACATGATGTACATGAAGGTCGACAACTTCGTGAAGACCTACAACCAGTACCCCGACGCGGAGAACAAGGCCTACTCGCGGATGTGGTACTCCCGGTCGATCGCCCATGAGTACGGCCACGCCATGCAGTCGGTCACCGGCATCCTCAAGGCCTCGCAGAACCTCCGGTACGACGCGGCCACCTACGCCGACCGGCTCCGGATGACCCGCCGGATGGAGCTGCAGGCCAACTGCCTCGCCGGCGTCTTCCTGGCGGCCAACAAACGCAGCTACCCGATCAACGGGATCATGCTGCAGGTCTGGAACAAGTGGGTGGTGACGTCGGGTGACAAGCCGAACCTCGGCACCCACGGCAGCTCTGCCAGCCAGGCACGCTTCATGGGCCGCTCTTTCGTCACCGGCAACCCAGCCAGCTGCAACACCTTCTCGGCCTCACCTGCCAACGTGAACTGA